A DNA window from Zingiber officinale cultivar Zhangliang chromosome 3A, Zo_v1.1, whole genome shotgun sequence contains the following coding sequences:
- the LOC122051501 gene encoding 60S ribosomal protein L37a-1 isoform X1 codes for MQTKRTKKAGIVGKYGTRYGASLRKQIKKMEVSQHAKYFCEFCGKFAVKRKAVGIWGCKDCGKVKAGGAYTLNTASAVTVRSTIRRLREQTES; via the exons ATGCAGACGAAGCGTACCAAGAAGGCTGGAATTGTTGGGAAATATG GTACCCGATATGGTGCAAGTTTGCGGAAGCAAATCAAGAAGATGGAGGTTTCCCAGCATGCAAAGTACTTTTGTGAATTTTGTGGGAAG TTCGCTGTGAAAAGAAAAGCAGTCGGGATCTGGGGTTGCAAAGATTGTGGCAAGGTCAAGGCTGGTGGTGCTTATACTTTGAA CACTGCTAGTGCTGTGACGGTCAGGAGCACTATTCGCCGGTTGAGAGAACAAACTGAAAGCTAA
- the LOC122051501 gene encoding 60S ribosomal protein L37a-1 isoform X2, whose amino-acid sequence MTKRTKKAGIVGKYGTRYGASLRKQIKKMEVSQHAKYFCEFCGKFAVKRKAVGIWGCKDCGKVKAGGAYTLNTASAVTVRSTIRRLREQTES is encoded by the exons ATG ACGAAGCGTACCAAGAAGGCTGGAATTGTTGGGAAATATG GTACCCGATATGGTGCAAGTTTGCGGAAGCAAATCAAGAAGATGGAGGTTTCCCAGCATGCAAAGTACTTTTGTGAATTTTGTGGGAAG TTCGCTGTGAAAAGAAAAGCAGTCGGGATCTGGGGTTGCAAAGATTGTGGCAAGGTCAAGGCTGGTGGTGCTTATACTTTGAA CACTGCTAGTGCTGTGACGGTCAGGAGCACTATTCGCCGGTTGAGAGAACAAACTGAAAGCTAA
- the LOC122051499 gene encoding leucine-rich repeat receptor-like serine/threonine-protein kinase BAM3 produces the protein MAVVGASFFLFLSSSLLFLSPAVSSDSPGLSLRKQASALLSIKQSLRTSDGFFRSWSSQNHASLCSWSGVRCDAAGRAVTELDVSSLNVSGSLSPRIAELKALVRLSVSGNSFAGEFPASVCQLLRLQFLNISNNHFNGSLNYWNFSAMAELQVFDLYNNDFSGSLPAALPELPLLRHLDLGGNYFSGQIPTAYGGFPAISYLSLAGNDLGGRIPAELGNLTTLEQLYLGYFNEFDGAIPAELGRLTNLLHLDLSSCGLKGEIPHQLGDLVKLDTLFLQTNQLIGTIPPQLGNLSSLRFLDISNNALAGEIPKEFGNLRELKLLHMFLNQFHGEIPLFVAELPSLEVLKLWHNNFTGTIPPKLGQYGRLRELDLSTNKLTGMVPRGLCTGKTLEILILLNNFLFGPLPDDLGECTTLVRVRMGQNYLTGSIPGGFLYLPELLLLELQNNYLTGVLADEPAKRPTKLGQLNLSNNQFFGPLPSSIGNFSALQILLLSGNQFNGEIPSQVGLLRHVLKVDMSMNNFSGRIPPEIGDCFLLTYLDLSRNQLSGEVPSQVSRIRILNYLNVSWNQLAGNIPKEIGSMKSLTCADFSHNDFSGRVPETGQFAYFNASSFLSNPRLCGSILNPCNISASSPFHQDQQGSLKFQLPGKSRLLLALGLLACSIVFAFTVVIKTRSMMRRNSNSWKLTAFQKLDFGSQEIVECLKENCIIGRGGAGVVYRGTMPSGEEVAVKRLLGISKGSTHDNGFSAEIQTLGKIRHRNIVRLLAFCSNKDCNLLVYEYMPNGNLGELLHGKRAGYLNWQLRLRIAVESAKGMCYLHHDCRPPILHRDIKCNNILLDANFEAHVADFGLAKYLRDTGTSECMSAIAGSYGYIAPEYAYTLKVDEKSDVYSFGVVLLELITGRRPVGDFGEEGLDLVQWTRSVTNWSKDAVVKILDPWLSNVPVEEAMQVFFVAMLCVQEHSVERPTMREVVQMLEQAKPSSALPVRPS, from the exons ATGGCCGTTGTTGGTGCGagcttcttccttttcctctcttcttctcttctcttcctctctccgGCCGTCTCTTCGGACTCCCCCGGCCTTTCCCTCAGGAAGCAGGCCTCTGCTCTTCTTTCCATCAAGCAATCTCTGCGCACCTCCGACGGCTTCTTCCGGAGCTGGAGCTCGCAGAACCATGCTTCTCTCTGCTCGTGGAGCGGCGTCCGCTGCGACGCCGCCGGGCGAGCGGTGACCGAGCTCGACGTCTCCAGCCTCAACGTCTCCGGTTCCCTGTCGCCGAGGATTGCGGAGCTGAAGGCGCTCGTTCGCCTCTCGGTCTCCGGCAACAGCTTCGCCGGGGAGTTCCCCGCGAGCGTCTGCCAGCTCCTGCGCCTCCAGTTCCTCAACATCTCCAATAACCACTTCAATGGCTCCTTGAACTATTGGAACTTCTCTGCGATGGCGGAGCTGCAAGTCTTCGACTTGTACAACAATGACTTCTCTGGGTCACTGCCGGCGGCGTTACCGGAGCTGCCCCTGCTCCGCCACTTGGATCTCGGCGGGAACTATTTCTCCGGCCAAATCCCCACTGCCTATGGCGGTTTTCCGGCCATTAGCTATCTGTCATTGGCTGGGAACGACTTGGGTGGCCGTATTCCAGCCGAGCTAGGCAACCTCACCACTCTCGAACAACTTTACTTGGGCTACTTCAATGAGTTCGACGGCGCCATTCCGGCGGAGCTCGGGAGGTTGACTAATCTCCTCCACCTCGACCTCTCGAGCTGCGGCTTAAAAGGCGAAATCCCACATCAATTGGGTGATCTTGTGAAGCTGGACACCCTCTTCTTGCAGACCAACCAGCTCATTGGCACCATTCCTCCCCAACTTGGCAACTTGAGCAGCTTGAGATTCCTCGACATCTCCAACAACGCGCTCGCCGGGGAGATACCCAAGGAGTTCGGGAATCTCCGAGAGCTCAAGCTGCTGCACATGTTCCTCAACCAATTCCACGGAGAGATCCCGTTGTTCGTCGCGGAGCTGCCGAGTTTGGAGGTTCTGAAACTGTGGCACAACAACTTCACCGGCACTATCCCTCCCAAGCTTGGGCAGTATGGCAGGCTTCGAGAGCTTGATCTCTCCACCAACAAGCTCACCGGAATGGTTCCCAGAGGTCTCTGCACTGGGAAGACATTGGAGATACTGATCTTGCTCAACAACTTCCTCTTTGGTCCTCTGCCGGATGATCTCGGTGAGTGCACGACTCTTGTGAGGGTGCGCATGGGGCAGAACTACTTGACCGGTTCCATTCCCGGAGGCTTCCTTTACCTTCCGGAATTGCTACTGCTGGAGTTGCAGAACAACTATCTCACCGGAGTTCTAGCAGATGAGCCTGCAAAGCGACCAACAAAGCTAGGCCAGCTCAATCTATCTAACAACCAGTTTTTTGGGCCTCTTCCGAGCTCCATCGGAAACTTCTCAGCGTTGCAGATTCTCCTTCTCAGTGGCAACCAGTTCAACGGAGAGATCCCATCTCAGGTTGGCCTTCTTCGACATGTACTAAAGGTAGATATGAGCATGAACAACTTCTCCGGCCGGATTCCTCCGGAGATCGGCGATTGTTTTCTGCTTACTTACTTGGACTTGAGCCGAAACCAATTGTCCGGCGAGGTACCGTCTCAAGTGTCTCGAATTAGAATACTTAACTATCTGAATGTTTCATGGAACCAGTTGGCCGGAAACATTCCGAAGGAGATCGGGAGCATGAAGAGTCTAACTTGCGCCGATTTCTCCCACAATGATTTCTCCGGCAGAGTGCCGGAGACAGGGCAATTTGCCTACTTCAACGCTTCGTCTTTTCTCTCCAATCCTAGGCTCTGCGGGTCGATTCTGAACCCCTGCAACATTTCAGCAAGCTCTCCGTTCCATCAAGACCAACAAGGGAGTCTCAAGTTTCAGCTCCCTGGGAAGTCCAGGCTCCTACTCGCGCTGGGCCTCTTAGCGTGTTCGATCGTCTTCGCGTTCACAGTAGTCATCAAGACACGCTCGATGATGCGAAGAAACTCTAACTCGTGGAAGCTGACTGCATTCCAGAAACTGGATTTCGGGAGTCAAGAGATCGTAGAATGCCTCAAAGAGAACTGTATCATAGGAAGAGGAGGAGCCGGCGTCGTCTACCGAGGAACGATGCCTAGTGGCGAAGAGGTCGCAGTGAAGCGCCTGCTCGGAATCAGCAAGGGCTCGACGCACGACAATGGATTCTCTGCCGAGATTCAAACGCTGGGCAAGATTCGGCATCGGAACATCGTCCGGTTGCTCGCCTTCTGCTCCAACAAGGACTGCAATCTCCTGGTCTACGAGTACATGCCCAACGGAAATTTAGGAGAGCTGCTGCACGGAAAGCGAGCTGGATACCTCAATTGGCAACTGAGGCTCAGGATCGCCGTCGAATCAGCCAAAGGAATGTGCTACCTGCACCACGACTGCCGTCCTCCTATCCTCCACCGCGATATCAAGTGCAACAACATCTTGCTGGATGCAAACTTCGAAGCTCACGTAGCTGATTTTGGCCTCGCCAAGTACTTGAGGGACACTGGAACCTCTGAATGCATGTCGGCGATCGCCGGCTCTTATGGCTACATCGCTCCTG AATACGCGTACACTTTgaaggtggacgagaagagcgacGTGTACAGCTTCGGGGTGGTTCTGCTGGAGCTGATCACCGGCCGGCGGCCGGTAGGGGACTTCGGAGAGGAAGGACTGGACCTTGTCCAGTGGACGAGAAGTGTCACGAACTGGAGCAAGGACGCGGTGGTGAAGATCCTGGACCCCTGGCTGAGCAACGTGCCGGTGGAGGAGGCCATGCAAGTGTTCTTCGTGGCCATGCTGTGCGTCCAGGAGCACAGCGTGGAGAGGCCGACCATGAGAGAGGTGGTCCAAATGCTGGAACAAGCCAAGCCCTCCTCTGCTCTACCTGTACGTCCGAGCTAG
- the LOC122051500 gene encoding uncharacterized protein LOC122051500, producing the protein MYAQAGLHLPSVFSHGFFHDYSGGHYSYLPFSDEGFLSHRFYVGVEDGRHNLANMAQAPSVSEYDMGGEGDLFKAPEPILEDPALDPMANAMSIISGGGDVITETIKAADIESIQNDHLTDIYFECKKDLMEKSEIEEPISQLLEELKIPAVGMAGVPPPGKIRRVERSIQKSASSECLSSLEWFPSCSRRLDFLDFQGLDFEAALGLRRASSEGDVQNLGNKSTNSRNATTVCSSFEQPFSISENKTELRLQKLSRYREKKSKRNFGRKIKYACRKALADSQPRIRGRFAKTEDNISTQIVNYARC; encoded by the exons CTGCCTTCGGTCTTCTCCCACGGCTTCTTCCATGACTACAGCGGCGGCCACTACTCGTACCTACCGTTCTCCGACGAGGGCTTTCTCTCCCACCGATTCTATGTCGGAGTCGAGGACGGTCGGCATAACTTG GCCAATATGGCACAGGCACCCTCTGTTTCAGAATATGATATGGGAGGAGAAGGAGACCTATTCAAAGCTCCAGAACCCATCTTAGAAGATCCAGCACTTGATCCCATGGCTAATGCCATGTCCATTATATCAGGTGGAGGAGATGTCATCACAGAAACAATCAAGGCTGCAGATATAGAGTCAATCCAAAACGATCATCTCACTGACATTTACTTTGAGTGCAAGAAGGACCTTATGGAGAAATCGGAAATTGAAGAGCCAATTTCTCAGCTCCTAGAAGAATTGAAGATTCCGGCAGTTGGGATGGCCGGTGTTCCACCCCCTGGAAAAATTCGCCGAGTAGAAAGATCAATTCAGAAAAGTGCAAGTTCTGagtgtttaagctcattagagtGGTTCCCTAGTTGCAGTAGAAGACTAGACTTCCTTGATTTCCAGGGATTGGATTTTGAAGCTGCACTTGGTTTGAGGAGAGCAAGCAGCGAAGGAGATGTTCAG AATCTTGGCAATAAGAGCACAAACTCAAGAAATGCCACCACTGTATGTTCTTCATTCGAGCAACCCTTTTCCATCAGTGAAAATAAGACAGAGCTGCGACTACAAAAACTTTCCAGATACAGGGAGAAGAAGAGTAAGAGAAACTTTGGCAGAAAAATCAAG TATGCTTGCAGGAAGGCTCTTGCTGATAGTCAGCCTAGGATTAGGGGAAGGTTTGCAAAGACGGAAGATAACATATCCACTCAAATAGTTAACTACGCAAGATGTTGA